TTACTAAAATTTCATCTTTTGAAGTATCTGGAGCAACTTCAATCTCACATCTTTTTTTACCATTTACTGTTACTGCTAAAACTATTGATTCAAGTGCAAAAACTTCTTCTTTTAGTTCAATTTTTCCATCAAAATTTTTCAAATCAAACAGTTTTTTTGATAATTCCCAACAAGCATGAGGAATAATTGGTTCTAAAATATTTGTTAAAATATAATAACCTTCTGCCCAAATACTATCATTTTTTTGAGTTTGAAGCGCATTTAAAGCTTCCATACAAGAAGCTATTAAAGTATTAAAAGTATAAGTTTTTGTAAATACTTCATTTGATTTTAATAATGCCTCATATACTTTTTTTCTTGCTTCTTTTTCTTCTTTACTTAAAGCTGAATGGTCTATTGATTTAAAATTATCTAATCCATTTTGATTTACATTTTCTGCTCTTTCAAAGAATTTTTTTATAAATCTAAAAGCACCTTCAACAGCACTATCATTCCACTCTAACTCTTTTGTTGGAGGAGCAGCAAAAAGAATAAATAATCTTGCAGTATCTGCACCATATTTGTCAATAATCAAATCAGGATCAACTACATTTCCTTTTGATTTTGACATTTTTGCACCATCTTTTAAAACCATTCCTTGAGTAAGAAGTTTTTTAAATGGTTCACTTGAATTTGTATATCCTAAATCTCTTAAAACTTTTGTAAAAAATCTTGCATATAAAAGGTGTAAAATCGCATGTTCAATTCCACCAATATATTGATCAACATCCATCCAATAATCACTATCTTCTTTTGATATTCCAACTTCATTCCATTTTTTATTATCAGTTGCATATCTTAAAAAATACCAAGATGATTGAACAAAAGTATCTAAAGTATCAGTTTCTCTAGTAGCTTTTTCTCCACATTTTGGACAAGTACAATGTTTCCAAGTTGGATGAGTATCTAAAGGATTTCCTTCTCCTGTAATTTCAACATCTTCAGGTAATGCAACTGGAAGATTTTCAATTTTTTCAGGAACTAAACCACATTTTTCACAATGAATAAATGGAATTGGTGCTCCCCAATATCTTTGTCTTGAAACACCCCAATCTCTTAACTTATAATTTACTTTTTTAATCCCAAAAGAATTTTGTTCAAAATGATAAATTATTGCTTTTTTAGCTTCAGTATTTGTAACTCCAGTAAAATTTTCACTCTCTATTAATCTTCCTTCTGCTGTATAAGCTTCTGTTTGATTTTCAATAATTCCATCTGGTCCAACAATAACTTGTTTTATTGGTAAATCATATTTTTTTGCAAATTCAAAATCTCTTTGATCATGTGCTGGAACTGCCATAACAGCACCTCCACCATAAGAACTTAATACAAAGTTTGCAACCCAAACAGGAATAGTTTTTCCTGTTAATGGATGCATTACTTCAATTTCTAAATCAATTCCTTCTTTTTCTTGAGTTGCTCTATCTCTTTCTGGAATTTTTTGCATAGCTTTTATAGCTTTTATTTTTTTCTCAGGTAAAAGATTTTTTTCAACTATATATTTAACTATTGGATGTTCAGGAGCAAGTGCAGAATAAGAAACTCCATAAATTGTATCAGGTCTTGTTGTAAATACAAAATATTTTGTAAAAGCTCTTTCTAATTTTGCTTTTGATTCTTTTGATAAATCAAATTTAAACTCTAAACCTTCACTTCTTCCAATCCAATTTTCTTGCATTGTTAAAACTTGAGAAGGCCAATCTTCTTTTAATTTTTCTAAATCATCAAGTAACTCTTGTGCATATTTTGTAATACCAATATAATATCCTGGCATCTCTTTTTGTACAACTTCAGTTCCACATCTCCAACAACATCCTTCTTCAAGTTGTTCATTTGCTAAAACTGTTTGATCATGAGGACACCAATTTACAGTTGCAGATTTTCTATAAATGATTCCTGCTTCATACATTTTAATAATAAATTCTTGTTCCCATTTTGTATAAAGCTCATCACTAGTTGCAAACTCTCTATTTTTTGAAAAAGATAAACCTAAAGATTTTAATTCATCTCTCATATAATCAATATTTTCATAAGTCCATTTTTTAGGATGAAGTTTATGTTTTATTGCTGCATTTTCTGCTGGCATTCCAAAACTATCCCAACCAATTGGGTGTAAAACATTAAAATCTGATTTTCTAAAATGTCTTGCAAAAGCATCACCAATACAATAGTTTCTAACATGTCCCATATGGATTCTACCACTTGGATATGGAAACATACTTAAAATATATTTTTTCTCTTTTGTTTTACTACTGCTTGGCTCAAAAGATTGATTCTCACTCCAAAAATTTTGCCATTTTTTTTCAATATCTTTTGAAATATATTCCATTAAAAATCTTCCTTATCTTGACTTTTTGCACTTTCAATTAAAGCAAGAGCTATTGAAAAAATATTTGCTACTATAGCTCCAATTGCTAATGATATAGCCAAAGGTAAATTGTTTGTAAAAGTAAGTACAAAGAATGATGGAATTAAGTGTAAATCTGCAACTAAAGAACTAGCTAATAACTCAGCTGCAAGTAAATTTTTAACACCTAGTTTTAATATTGTTGAAATCACATTTACACTTGCCGCAATAAATAAAGCTATTGCATTTGGCTCATATAAAAAACCTGCTGTCGTAGTCAAAGACATTAGTGAAAAGAAAATATATATTACCTTACCCCAGTCCATTTTTATCCTTTTTTATTTTTTATCAAAGTTAAGATGATAACTAAAAAATGTTAAAAAATTGCTTTTCATTTATCACTAATAATATTACAGCAAATTTTTAATAATTATTAGATAATATAATATACAAAAAATTATCAGGATATTTTATGGATTTATCAGTACTTATAGGTATGATTGGTGCGGTTGCTTCTATTTCAATTGGTGACTTAATGGAGGGAGGAAATCCTCTTCACGTTCTTCATTTTTCATCTTTTCTTATTGTTATTCCAACAGCTATGTTATCTGCTGTAACAGCGACTGAGTCACATGCAATATCTGCAGCTTTTAAAGAATTTAAGATGATATTTAAAAAGTTGCCTATAAATTTTGAAGCTAGAATTGATGAATTAGTCGAATATGCAATTACTGTTAAGAAACAAGGTGTTCTTGCTTTAGAAAAAGATGTTCAAGTAATAGAACATGAATTTTTAAAAGAAGCTTTGAGTATGGTTATTGATGGTTCAAAAGAAGAACAAATTGAAGAATCTTTAGAACCAGTTATAGAAGAAACAGAGCACTATTATCACAGTGCATCTCATTACTGGTTGCTTGCTGGAGAAACATGTCCTACAATGGGACTTGTTGGAGCCGTTTTAGGACTTATTTTAGCTTTACAAAAATTAGATAATCCAGCAGAAATGGCAGCAGGAATTGCAGGAGCATTTACAGCAACTGTTACGGGGATTGCTGGTTCATATATGTTTTTAGGTCCTTGGGGATTAAAAATGAAAGCAAAAGGTCACGTTATAGTAAAAGAACAACAATTAATTTTGGCTGCAGCAAAAGGTATGGCTAGAGGTGATGCACCAGGTGAATTGAAACTAAAATTAACAAAAATGGTAACAGCAATGCCATTAAAAGTTTAATACATGGCAAAAAAGAAATGTAAATGTGAATGTCCAGCAGGTGAAAAATGGGCAGTTCCTTATGCAGACTTTCTTAGTTTATTACTAGCTTTATTTATTGCACTTTATGCACTTGCTTCAGTAAATGTTGAGAAACAAAGAGCACTAAAAGAAGAATTTATGAAAATATATAATTTTGCAGCTTCTGATACTATAAAAGAACAAGAAGAAACAGAAAAATCAATGACAACTGATCCTACAAATGAACCTGATGAAGGAAGAAAACCTATTGTTCCACCTCTTTCTAAACAAAATGAATTAGAAAATAAAAATGCAAAGGGAGGAAATTTATTAGAGTTATCTGATGGAACTTTTATGAGTGTTCCTGCTCACTTAGTATTTGAATCAGGAAAAGCGGAATTAACAGGTAATGATTCAGCAGATTTTCTAAAAAAATTAGCACAACTTATTTCTGCAATGCCAAGTGACACAGAAATAAATGTAAAAGGTTATGCTGATGATAGTGAAGTTAATAAATCTCGATATAGAGATGCTTTAGATTTATCAACTGCACGTGCAAACAATGTTATTAGAGAACTTTTAAAATATAATATTCCTAGCAATAGATTATATTCAAGTGGCTATGGCTCAAATAAATCTGGAAATTTAAAAGATAAAAAAGTTGTTGTATTTGAATTACAAACAATGCAAAAAGTAGAAGAAGGTAATGTAGATTTAGAAACAATATTTAACAACATGAAAGATAATGGGCAACAGTAATAATTATGAAAGAGAAAAGAAGAATTCTTTGGCCAAAGTCAAAATGTTGTTTAAAAAAATTTCTTGATTTAGAGTTTCTTGCAAAATATGGTTCAATAGCTGTTATAATTGGTTCAATAGTTGTACAATCATTAAATATAATGGAAAATAAAAACTTTGAACTATCTTTTTTTTCAATAATAGTTAATCTATTTTTTTTAGTTGTAGTTTTAACAAAATTAGAAATTCTAAAAATTGATTCTTTGGAAAAATATTTGGATGGCTTACTAAAGATTATGATATTTATATTTCTTTTAAATTTTGTTGCTTATTTATCAACTACAAACTTAATTCAAAATTATGTATATGCACCATTAAGCTTTTTAGGTGCATATTTTTTCTTTTTATTGCTGTATAGAAAGTCTATTTAAAGACTTCTTTTAAAGCGTTTCTTCTATCTTTTATAGAACTTTGTTGTGTTTCTTTATTCTCCACTATTTCTTCTTCGACTTTTTTATTGCTATCAATTATTTTAAAAATAATAGTAGCCAAAAGAATTAAAAGTACAACTGTAATACCTATTAATACTTTACTAGATTTCATAAATTTCTAACCCTTGTTTCAAGCACTCAAAGACTTTCCTCTTTGGATGCTTTATACTTTTTTAATATGTTAAATTGTTCCTTGTTCATACATTGAACGAAGTTTTTCTTTATCTTTTTTTCTTTTTATTTTTTCTGCTTCTTTATTTCTATAATCATCAACAGAGAAACCAAAGAATTTTAGGAAACTTGAAACGAAATAAATAGATGAATATGTTCCAATTATAATTCCCACAAATAAAGTAAATGAAAATGCATAAATAATTTCACCACCAAAAATAAGCATCGTTGTTACAACAAATAAAGTTGAAAGTGACGTTAAAATAGTTCTTGATAAAGTTCTACTAACTGATTCATTAATAATTTTATCTAAATCTTTTTCTTTTGTTATTTGAACTTGTTCTCTAATTCTATCATTAACAATAATTGTATCATTTATCGTGTATCCAATTAGAGTTAAAAGGGCAGCAATCATATCTAAGTTAATATCTACTTTAAATAAACTTAAAAGTCCTAAAGTAATGATGATATCATGAATAAGACCTAAAATAGATGCAATAGCAAATCTCCACTCAAATCTCCAACCAATATATATCAATATTGCTGCTAAAGCTAAAATTAAAGATGTAACACCTTTTTCTCTAAGTTCAGCACCTACTTTTGAACCAACCATATCAATTTTTCTAATCTCGAAATTTCCTGTTGGAACTAGAATTTTATTCATTTCATCACTAATATCATGACTTAAATCCGAACTAGTACCCGTAATTCTGATTGTTAATTCTTCAGCTGAACCAAACTCTGTTACAACTGCACTTGCATATTTTGTATCTTTTAAAACTTCTCTTATTTTTTCAATAGGTGCAGTTTGATCATATTTTACTTGAACAATTGTTCCACCAACAAAATCAATACCAAAGTTAAAACCTCTTGTAAAAACTAATACTAATGAAATAATCATCAAAATAGTTGAGAAAATCAAGAAAGGCCACTTTTTACCCATAAAATCATAGATTTTTTTCTGATTAAAAATTTCCATTATTTAACTCCAAACCATTTTTTATGGTCTTTATCTTTTACAATTTTTGGTAATATTGCTTGATAAATACCTTGTGTTCCTAAAATTGATGTTAACATTGAAGTTAAAATACCAATAGCAATAGTTACAGCAAAACCTTTAATTGGTCCTGTTCCATAAGCATATAAAACCATAGCAACTAATAAAGTTGTAATATTTGCATCAACAATCGCCCTCATTGCATTAGAATATCCATCTTCAATAGCTTTTGGTATTGTTGCACCTGTCCTTAAAACTTCTCTAATTCTTTCATTAATAATAACATTTGCATCAATTGCCATACCAATTGTAAGAATAATTCCAGCCATTCCAGGAAGTGTTAAAGTCGCACCAAATAGAGCAATTACTCCAATAATAATGAAAATATTTGCAACTAAAGCAACATTTGCAATAAGCCCTGCTCTTCTATAATAAGCTATCATAAATAGAAAAATCAAAACTGTACCAGAAACTAATGCTAACATAGAAGCTTTTATTGAATCAGCTCCTAAAGATGGTCCAACACTTCTTTTTTCTAGTAATGTTACACTTGCAGGAAGTGCTCCACTTTTTAAAGCAATTGCAACATTTCCAGCTTCAGCAACTGTAAATCCACCAGAAATTTGCCCTGTTCCTCCACCAATTCTTTCATTGATATTTGGAGCAGAATAAACTTTTCCATCAAGTACAATAGCCAATCTTTTACCTACATTTTTTGCAGTAAAATCTCCAAAAATTCTTGCACCAGCTGAATTTAGTGTAAATCCAATCACAGGTTGATTTTGTTGACTAAATGAAACATGTGCATCAACAATTTGACTACCATTTAAAATAGGTATCTCTTTTACAAGATATTTAACATTTGGATTATTAGTATCTTCTAAAATCAAATCACCATAAGCTGCTGCTTGAGAAGATGTCATACTATGTACTTGACTTGCTCTATCTTCATCAACTGCCATTAATTCCAAATTTGCAGGTTTAGAAATAAGTTCACGTGCAGATTTTTCTTCTTCTGCTGTTTTTATTCCTGGAAGTTGAACAACAATATCTGTTTCACCTTGTCTCAAAACTGTTGGTTCAGACAAACCAAATTGGTCAAGTCTATTTCTAATAGTTTCAACAGCTTGAGAAACAGCAAAATCTTTTGTCTTGATTTCATCTTCTTTAGTTAGTTTTATGTGATATTCTAAATCATTTATTGAAATATCCAATCCATTTATTTCTTTTAACATAGTATCCATTTTAGGTATTTCATCTTTATCTAAAACAGAAAAAGTGATAATATCATTTGAAATAGTTAATCCATCAATTAAAAGTTCTTCATCATCTGAAAAATATTTTATTGATGTTGCTACTGATTTTATTTTTGAAGTTACCGCTTCGTGAGTATTTACACCTAAAAGTAAATGTAAACCACCTTGAAGGTCTAATCCTAAAGATATTTTTTTACCGTGTTCTGTTTGAAATAAAGATGGAATTGACAATGCAATACCAAAAATAATACTAATAAGAAAAATTACGAGTTTATAATTAAAAATTTTCAATTTTTTTCCTTAAATCAGGTTAAAAAGGTGCTTTAAGATATGTAAAGAATACATATCTTAGAAAGTTTAGTCTTCTAAAAGTTTTGCTACAAACTCTTTTATTAGCTTCATCTCACTTCCATCGTTATTTTTTACTAGAAAATATGTCTCTTCTACTTTAACAACTTCTACCATTAAGCCACCATTTGTTACAATCTTATCACCTTTTTTTAAATTAGCAACCATATCTCTATGAGCTTTCGCTTGTTTTTGTTGTGGTCTAATTATTAAAAAATAAAAAATAGCAAACAATGCAACAAGAGGTAACAATGAACTTACTAAATCATTCATCTAATTTCCTTTTTAAAAGTGGTTTATTATGTTTTTGCTAAAACGGGAATATTTTATCCAAAACTTTATAATAAAAGGCTTGTTCACTGCAATTTTATTAAGTTTGTTTATTTACTTAAGTTATTTTGATATTGAAATAAAGATTATCAATACATTAATTGGTCTTTTAGGTATATACTTTTTACTTACAATTCCTAAAAAAGCTCTATTTATAGCAGGATTTTTTACTGGTATTTTATGGTGTAATTGGATGAGTGTTAGTTTACAATACTACGATTTGAAATATTTAACTCCTGTTTTAATCCTTGGAATTGGTTTAGTTTATGGAATAATTTTTTATTTATTTGCCTTTATAGACAAACTTACTATTAGAATATTGATGGTTTTTGGATTTACCTTTTTTGCTCCTTTTGGCTTTAATTGGATGAAATTTGAATTGTTATTTATAGATTCTTATATAAGCACTTCAAAAATAGCTTTTGCTTTGATACTTATCTCTTTTTATTTTATTATTAAACTAAAAAAACATAAACTTTTAGGAATTATTCCTCTTTTATTTATTTTTGACTTTGGAAAGGGAACTTATATAGATACTCCAAAAGCAAAAATTTATATGCCACAAATGTATATAAATCAAGATTTAAAATGGCAAAAAGAGTACCAAAAAGAGTTAAATGCAAAAAATATTGAGGAAATACACAAAGCAATAGATTTAAAAAAAGATTTAGTAATATTACCTGAAACTGCTTTTTCAACTGCATTAAATAGAAATATTGTTTTACTAAATGAGTTAAAAAATCTATCTTTTAGTATCGATATAATTACAGGTGCTTTATATGTTGAAAATAATCAAATATTTAATGCCACTTATCATATAAGCAATGGTGAAGTAAAAATCGCTCAAAAAGTTGTGCTTGTTCCTTTTGGTGAAAAAATTCCACTTCCTAAATATTTTGTTGATTTGATAAATAAAACTTTTTATAAC
The DNA window shown above is from Arcobacter lacus and carries:
- the leuS gene encoding leucine--tRNA ligase — translated: MEYISKDIEKKWQNFWSENQSFEPSSSKTKEKKYILSMFPYPSGRIHMGHVRNYCIGDAFARHFRKSDFNVLHPIGWDSFGMPAENAAIKHKLHPKKWTYENIDYMRDELKSLGLSFSKNREFATSDELYTKWEQEFIIKMYEAGIIYRKSATVNWCPHDQTVLANEQLEEGCCWRCGTEVVQKEMPGYYIGITKYAQELLDDLEKLKEDWPSQVLTMQENWIGRSEGLEFKFDLSKESKAKLERAFTKYFVFTTRPDTIYGVSYSALAPEHPIVKYIVEKNLLPEKKIKAIKAMQKIPERDRATQEKEGIDLEIEVMHPLTGKTIPVWVANFVLSSYGGGAVMAVPAHDQRDFEFAKKYDLPIKQVIVGPDGIIENQTEAYTAEGRLIESENFTGVTNTEAKKAIIYHFEQNSFGIKKVNYKLRDWGVSRQRYWGAPIPFIHCEKCGLVPEKIENLPVALPEDVEITGEGNPLDTHPTWKHCTCPKCGEKATRETDTLDTFVQSSWYFLRYATDNKKWNEVGISKEDSDYWMDVDQYIGGIEHAILHLLYARFFTKVLRDLGYTNSSEPFKKLLTQGMVLKDGAKMSKSKGNVVDPDLIIDKYGADTARLFILFAAPPTKELEWNDSAVEGAFRFIKKFFERAENVNQNGLDNFKSIDHSALSKEEKEARKKVYEALLKSNEVFTKTYTFNTLIASCMEALNALQTQKNDSIWAEGYYILTNILEPIIPHACWELSKKLFDLKNFDGKIELKEEVFALESIVLAVTVNGKKRCEIEVAPDTSKDEILVKAKIASAKWLENSEILKEIVVPNKLVNFVIKG
- a CDS encoding apolipoprotein N-acyltransferase — translated: MFLLKREYFIQNFIIKGLFTAILLSLFIYLSYFDIEIKIINTLIGLLGIYFLLTIPKKALFIAGFFTGILWCNWMSVSLQYYDLKYLTPVLILGIGLVYGIIFYLFAFIDKLTIRILMVFGFTFFAPFGFNWMKFELLFIDSYISTSKIAFALILISFYFIIKLKKHKLLGIIPLLFIFDFGKGTYIDTPKAKIYMPQMYINQDLKWQKEYQKELNAKNIEEIHKAIDLKKDLVILPETAFSTALNRNIVLLNELKNLSFSIDIITGALYVENNQIFNATYHISNGEVKIAQKVVLVPFGEKIPLPKYFVDLINKTFYNGAQDYTEASEPTDFVVLGEKYRNAICYEGTTDTIYENLGDTRYIIMTSNNAWFTPSIEPTLQDLLLKYYSKKYQVTVFHIVNGSPNKIYRP
- a CDS encoding DUF6394 family protein — its product is MDWGKVIYIFFSLMSLTTTAGFLYEPNAIALFIAASVNVISTILKLGVKNLLAAELLASSLVADLHLIPSFFVLTFTNNLPLAISLAIGAIVANIFSIALALIESAKSQDKEDF
- the secD gene encoding protein translocase subunit SecD; this translates as MKIFNYKLVIFLISIIFGIALSIPSLFQTEHGKKISLGLDLQGGLHLLLGVNTHEAVTSKIKSVATSIKYFSDDEELLIDGLTISNDIITFSVLDKDEIPKMDTMLKEINGLDISINDLEYHIKLTKEDEIKTKDFAVSQAVETIRNRLDQFGLSEPTVLRQGETDIVVQLPGIKTAEEEKSARELISKPANLELMAVDEDRASQVHSMTSSQAAAYGDLILEDTNNPNVKYLVKEIPILNGSQIVDAHVSFSQQNQPVIGFTLNSAGARIFGDFTAKNVGKRLAIVLDGKVYSAPNINERIGGGTGQISGGFTVAEAGNVAIALKSGALPASVTLLEKRSVGPSLGADSIKASMLALVSGTVLIFLFMIAYYRRAGLIANVALVANIFIIIGVIALFGATLTLPGMAGIILTIGMAIDANVIINERIREVLRTGATIPKAIEDGYSNAMRAIVDANITTLLVAMVLYAYGTGPIKGFAVTIAIGILTSMLTSILGTQGIYQAILPKIVKDKDHKKWFGVK
- the secF gene encoding protein translocase subunit SecF, with amino-acid sequence MEIFNQKKIYDFMGKKWPFLIFSTILMIISLVLVFTRGFNFGIDFVGGTIVQVKYDQTAPIEKIREVLKDTKYASAVVTEFGSAEELTIRITGTSSDLSHDISDEMNKILVPTGNFEIRKIDMVGSKVGAELREKGVTSLILALAAILIYIGWRFEWRFAIASILGLIHDIIITLGLLSLFKVDINLDMIAALLTLIGYTINDTIIVNDRIREQVQITKEKDLDKIINESVSRTLSRTILTSLSTLFVVTTMLIFGGEIIYAFSFTLFVGIIIGTYSSIYFVSSFLKFFGFSVDDYRNKEAEKIKRKKDKEKLRSMYEQGTI
- the motA gene encoding flagellar motor stator protein MotA, producing the protein MDLSVLIGMIGAVASISIGDLMEGGNPLHVLHFSSFLIVIPTAMLSAVTATESHAISAAFKEFKMIFKKLPINFEARIDELVEYAITVKKQGVLALEKDVQVIEHEFLKEALSMVIDGSKEEQIEESLEPVIEETEHYYHSASHYWLLAGETCPTMGLVGAVLGLILALQKLDNPAEMAAGIAGAFTATVTGIAGSYMFLGPWGLKMKAKGHVIVKEQQLILAAAKGMARGDAPGELKLKLTKMVTAMPLKV
- the yajC gene encoding preprotein translocase subunit YajC yields the protein MNDLVSSLLPLVALFAIFYFLIIRPQQKQAKAHRDMVANLKKGDKIVTNGGLMVEVVKVEETYFLVKNNDGSEMKLIKEFVAKLLED
- the motB gene encoding flagellar motor protein MotB — translated: MAKKKCKCECPAGEKWAVPYADFLSLLLALFIALYALASVNVEKQRALKEEFMKIYNFAASDTIKEQEETEKSMTTDPTNEPDEGRKPIVPPLSKQNELENKNAKGGNLLELSDGTFMSVPAHLVFESGKAELTGNDSADFLKKLAQLISAMPSDTEINVKGYADDSEVNKSRYRDALDLSTARANNVIRELLKYNIPSNRLYSSGYGSNKSGNLKDKKVVVFELQTMQKVEEGNVDLETIFNNMKDNGQQ